A single Vicinamibacterales bacterium DNA region contains:
- the sufC gene encoding Fe-S cluster assembly ATPase SufC encodes MLDVKNLHVRAEGKDILKGLDLRVNAGEVHAIMGPNGSGKSTLARALSGHPEYEVTAGEVLFEGADLLEMDPDERAREGVFMAFQYPVEIAGVNNAYFLKAAVNAARKHKGQPELDAMEFMQVVQEKSALLEIDKTMLQRNVNEGFSGGEKKRNEIFQMALLEPKLAILDETDSGLDIDALKLVANGVNAMRGPGRAFIVVTHYQRLLTYIVPDYVHVLSHGRIVKSGGKELALELEAKGYGWIDAA; translated from the coding sequence ATGCTGGACGTCAAGAATCTGCACGTGCGCGCCGAGGGGAAAGACATCCTCAAGGGGCTCGATCTCCGGGTGAACGCCGGCGAGGTACACGCGATCATGGGGCCCAACGGCTCCGGCAAGAGCACGCTGGCCCGGGCGCTCTCGGGGCACCCCGAGTATGAGGTGACCGCCGGCGAGGTGCTGTTCGAGGGGGCCGATCTCCTCGAGATGGATCCGGACGAGCGCGCCCGCGAGGGGGTGTTCATGGCCTTCCAGTACCCGGTGGAGATCGCCGGCGTGAACAACGCCTATTTCCTCAAGGCGGCCGTCAACGCCGCGCGCAAGCATAAAGGCCAGCCCGAGCTCGACGCGATGGAGTTCATGCAGGTCGTCCAGGAGAAGTCGGCGCTGCTCGAGATCGACAAGACGATGCTGCAGCGCAACGTCAACGAGGGCTTCTCCGGCGGCGAAAAGAAGCGCAACGAGATCTTCCAGATGGCGCTGCTCGAACCGAAGCTGGCGATCCTCGACGAGACGGATTCCGGCCTCGACATCGACGCGCTGAAGCTGGTCGCCAACGGCGTCAACGCGATGCGCGGTCCCGGCCGGGCGTTCATCGTGGTCACCCACTACCAGCGGCTCCTGACCTACATCGTGCCCGACTACGTGCACGTGCTCAGCCACGGCCGGATCGTCAAGTCGGGCGGCAAGGAGCTCGCTCTCGAGCTCGAGGCCAAGGGCTACGGCTGGATTGACGCGGCGTGA
- the sufB gene encoding Fe-S cluster assembly protein SufB, translating to MSTSTETIERLATQEYKYGFYSEVESETIPKGLNEDVVRLISQKKNEPDWLLEWRLKAYRLWLTMKEPTWQNVKYDPINYQDIAYYSAPKKKPVLNSLDEVDPEVKRTFDKLGIPLEEQKIFAGVAVDAVFDSVSVATTFREKLGKMGIIFMSFSEAVQHHPELVKKYLGSVVPHTDNFFAALNSAVFSDGSFVYVPKGVRCPMELSTYFRINAKDTGQFERTLIIADAGSYVSYLEGCTAPMRDENQLHAAVVELVAHDDATIKYSTIQNWYPGDKEGKGGIYNFVTKRGLAQGRNSKITWTQVETGSAITWKYPGCILQGDGSIGEFYSVATTNNWQQADTGTKMVHVGKNTRSTIVSKGISAGHGQNTYRGLVRIGKNASQARNYSQCDSLLIGDKCGAHTFPYLEIRNTTAKVEHEASTSKIGEDQIFYCRQRGIPTEDAVNMIVSGFCKEVFRELPMEFAVEAQKLLSVSLEGSVG from the coding sequence ATGTCGACATCAACTGAAACGATCGAGCGTCTCGCGACCCAGGAATACAAATACGGCTTCTACTCGGAAGTCGAGAGCGAGACGATCCCCAAAGGTCTCAACGAAGACGTCGTCCGGCTCATCTCGCAGAAGAAGAACGAGCCCGACTGGCTGCTCGAGTGGCGTCTGAAGGCGTACCGCCTGTGGCTCACGATGAAAGAGCCGACCTGGCAGAACGTCAAGTACGACCCGATCAACTATCAGGACATCGCCTACTACTCGGCGCCCAAGAAGAAGCCGGTGCTCAACAGCCTCGACGAGGTCGATCCCGAGGTGAAGCGGACCTTCGACAAGCTCGGCATCCCGCTCGAGGAGCAGAAAATCTTTGCCGGCGTCGCCGTCGACGCGGTGTTCGACAGTGTCTCGGTGGCGACCACCTTCCGCGAGAAGCTCGGCAAGATGGGGATCATCTTCATGTCGTTCTCGGAGGCGGTGCAGCACCACCCCGAACTCGTGAAGAAGTATCTCGGCTCGGTCGTGCCGCACACCGACAATTTCTTCGCCGCGCTCAACTCGGCGGTGTTCAGCGACGGCTCGTTCGTCTACGTGCCCAAGGGCGTGCGCTGCCCGATGGAGCTCTCGACCTATTTCCGGATCAACGCCAAGGACACGGGGCAGTTCGAGCGCACGCTGATCATCGCCGACGCGGGCAGCTACGTCAGCTACCTCGAAGGCTGCACGGCGCCGATGCGCGATGAAAACCAGCTGCACGCCGCGGTCGTCGAGCTGGTCGCGCACGACGATGCGACGATCAAGTACTCGACGATCCAGAACTGGTATCCCGGCGACAAGGAAGGCAAGGGCGGGATCTACAACTTCGTCACCAAGCGCGGCCTCGCGCAGGGCCGGAACTCGAAGATCACCTGGACGCAGGTCGAGACCGGCTCGGCGATCACCTGGAAGTACCCCGGCTGCATCCTGCAGGGGGACGGGTCGATCGGCGAGTTCTACTCGGTGGCGACGACCAACAACTGGCAGCAGGCCGACACCGGCACCAAGATGGTGCACGTCGGGAAGAACACGCGCTCGACGATCGTCTCGAAGGGCATTTCGGCCGGCCACGGCCAGAACACCTATCGCGGACTCGTCCGCATCGGCAAGAACGCGAGCCAGGCGCGCAACTACTCGCAGTGCGACTCGCTGCTCATCGGCGACAAGTGCGGCGCCCACACGTTTCCTTATCTCGAGATCCGCAATACCACCGCCAAGGTCGAGCACGAAGCGTCGACCTCGAAGATCGGCGAGGACCAGATTTTCTACTGCCGGCAGCGCGGCATCCCGACGGAAGACGCCGTCAACATGATCGTCAGCGGCTTCTGCAAGGAAGTGTTCCGCGAGCTGCCGATGGAGTTCGCGGTCGAAGCGCAGAAGCTGTTGTCGGTGTCACTGGAAGGATCCGTCGGGTAA
- a CDS encoding iron-sulfur cluster assembly accessory protein: MLQISDNAAKLIRKMTAKNGFTEGGLRIGIKAGGCSGLSYTFAWEAAPRDGDHVFDGPDDSHVYVDPRSFVYLDGTTLDYDTSLVSKGFIFNNPNAKSSCGCGTSFSI; encoded by the coding sequence ATGCTGCAGATCAGCGACAACGCCGCGAAACTCATCAGGAAGATGACCGCGAAGAACGGCTTTACCGAAGGGGGCCTTCGGATCGGCATCAAGGCCGGTGGCTGTTCGGGTCTCAGCTACACGTTCGCGTGGGAAGCCGCGCCGCGCGACGGCGACCACGTATTCGACGGACCCGACGACTCGCACGTCTACGTCGATCCCCGGAGCTTTGTCTACCTCGACGGGACCACGCTCGACTACGACACGAGCCTGGTGAGCAAGGGCTTCATCTTCAACAACCCGAACGCGAAGTCGTCGTGCGGGTGCGGGACGTCATTCAGCATATGA
- the moeB gene encoding molybdopterin-synthase adenylyltransferase MoeB, giving the protein MQLTPVERQRYSRHLLLPEIGEAGQRRLKAARVLCVGAGGLGSPALLYLAAAGVGTIGIADGDAVDDTNLQRQIIHGAADVGRAKTASARDRIASINPGVCVETCDERFSVANAQRFVGAFDIVVDGTDNFPARYLVNDACVLYGKPNVWGSVHRFEGQASVFAAPGGPCYRCLHPEPPPSGLVPSCAEAGVLGVLPGLVGTIQATEAIKMILGIGEPLVGRVLLYDALRMRLRTIVLRKDPDCPVCGTRPSIASLREEEAYCDTGPTDSPLVGMTAAQLKARIDGGGAPAILDVREAWETAICRIPGAILIPLGELAQRSRELDPAVEVVVYCQAGGRSARAVDLLRSHGFAGAVNLAGGIRGWLSETDPSGPHIETGSQPPESRRQFLRRKGGEQ; this is encoded by the coding sequence GTGCAGCTCACGCCGGTTGAACGGCAGCGCTACAGCCGCCACCTGCTGCTGCCCGAAATCGGGGAAGCGGGCCAGCGGCGACTCAAGGCGGCACGCGTGCTCTGCGTTGGCGCCGGCGGCCTGGGTTCGCCGGCCCTCCTCTATCTCGCGGCGGCCGGGGTCGGCACCATCGGGATTGCCGACGGCGACGCCGTCGACGACACCAATCTGCAGCGGCAGATCATCCACGGGGCGGCGGACGTCGGCCGGGCGAAGACGGCCTCGGCGCGCGACCGCATCGCGTCGATCAATCCTGGCGTGTGCGTGGAGACGTGCGACGAGCGTTTCTCGGTCGCCAACGCGCAGCGCTTCGTCGGCGCGTTCGACATCGTCGTCGACGGGACCGACAACTTCCCGGCGCGCTACCTGGTGAACGACGCCTGCGTGCTCTACGGCAAGCCCAACGTGTGGGGGAGCGTCCACCGCTTCGAAGGGCAGGCATCGGTGTTTGCGGCGCCCGGCGGCCCCTGCTACCGCTGCCTGCACCCTGAACCGCCGCCGTCCGGCCTCGTGCCGAGTTGCGCCGAGGCGGGCGTGCTCGGCGTACTGCCCGGGCTCGTCGGGACCATCCAGGCGACCGAGGCGATCAAGATGATCCTGGGGATCGGGGAACCGCTGGTTGGCCGCGTGCTGCTCTACGACGCGCTGCGCATGCGCCTCAGGACGATCGTGCTGCGAAAGGATCCGGATTGCCCGGTCTGCGGCACCCGTCCCTCGATCGCGTCGCTGCGCGAAGAAGAGGCATACTGCGACACGGGCCCGACCGACAGTCCCCTCGTCGGGATGACCGCCGCGCAGTTGAAGGCGCGGATCGACGGTGGCGGCGCGCCGGCGATCCTGGACGTGCGCGAAGCGTGGGAGACGGCGATCTGCCGCATCCCCGGCGCGATTCTGATTCCGCTCGGCGAGCTGGCACAGCGAAGCCGCGAGCTCGACCCCGCCGTCGAGGTCGTGGTTTATTGCCAGGCCGGCGGCCGGAGCGCGCGAGCGGTCGATCTGCTCCGTTCGCACGGATTCGCCGGCGCGGTGAACCTGGCGGGGGGCATCCGAGGCTGGCTCAGCGAAACGGACCCGTCCGGCCCACATATTGAGACCGGTTCTCAACCGCCAGAGTCGCGCCGACAGTTCTTGCGTCGAAAGGGCGGCGAACAGTAA
- a CDS encoding DNA recombination protein RmuC → MSFTLLLIAALAAATAAAAAWAVGSDRRAADAKRTLDEQTAALAAARDALAGAQQSEAALRARLDAEQRNAADKLAVLEQARASLKDAFAALSADILAQNNTRFLDLARQKFGELQSTAMTDLATRQKAIDDLVAPLRDSLAKVDARLQDVDRDRATSHAALTEQLRSLGQAQASLHTETSRLASALRSPNVRGQWGELQLRRVLEAAGMVEGQHFEIKESVHGEDGRLTPDVIVRLPGGKNVVVDAKVALTAFLDALECDDEPRREQKLRDHARQVKDHVVRLGNKAYWTQFQPAPDIVVMFVPGEALLSAALQHDAGLLEFSMNKGVMLASPLTLVALLRAIAYGWQQETIARNAMEISELGRQLYERIAKLAEHWENVGRSLAKAVGAYNGAVGTLETRVLVTARRLKDKGVSAGEDLPDLEVIDETPRPLGAPQLAGLFDDGHG, encoded by the coding sequence TTGTCCTTCACGCTTCTGCTCATCGCCGCACTCGCCGCCGCGACGGCCGCTGCCGCGGCGTGGGCCGTCGGCTCGGATCGCCGCGCCGCCGACGCGAAGCGCACGCTCGACGAGCAGACGGCGGCGCTGGCCGCGGCGCGCGACGCGCTCGCCGGCGCGCAGCAGTCGGAAGCCGCACTGCGGGCGCGGCTCGACGCCGAGCAGCGGAACGCTGCCGACAAGCTGGCCGTCCTCGAGCAGGCGCGCGCATCGCTGAAGGACGCCTTCGCGGCGCTCTCCGCCGACATCCTCGCGCAGAACAACACCCGCTTCCTCGATCTGGCGCGTCAGAAGTTCGGCGAGCTGCAGTCGACCGCGATGACCGACCTCGCGACCCGCCAGAAGGCGATCGACGATCTCGTCGCGCCGCTGCGCGACTCGCTGGCCAAGGTCGACGCCAGGCTGCAGGACGTCGACCGCGACCGCGCCACCTCTCACGCGGCGCTCACCGAGCAGCTCCGGTCGCTGGGGCAGGCCCAGGCGTCGCTCCACACCGAGACGAGCCGGCTCGCCAGCGCGCTGCGCTCGCCGAATGTCCGCGGCCAGTGGGGCGAGCTGCAGCTGCGACGCGTGCTGGAAGCTGCGGGCATGGTCGAGGGGCAGCACTTCGAGATCAAGGAATCGGTCCACGGCGAGGACGGCCGCCTGACCCCGGACGTGATCGTCCGGCTGCCGGGCGGCAAGAACGTCGTCGTCGACGCGAAGGTGGCGCTGACGGCGTTTCTCGACGCGCTGGAGTGTGACGACGAGCCGCGGCGGGAGCAGAAGCTGCGCGACCACGCGCGCCAGGTGAAGGACCACGTGGTGCGGCTGGGCAACAAAGCCTACTGGACGCAGTTCCAGCCGGCGCCCGACATCGTCGTGATGTTCGTGCCCGGAGAGGCGCTGCTCAGCGCGGCGCTGCAGCACGACGCCGGGCTGCTCGAGTTCAGCATGAACAAGGGCGTAATGCTGGCGAGCCCGCTGACGCTGGTCGCGCTGCTGCGCGCCATCGCCTACGGCTGGCAGCAGGAGACCATCGCCCGCAACGCGATGGAAATCAGCGAGCTGGGCCGGCAGCTCTACGAGCGGATCGCGAAGCTCGCCGAGCACTGGGAGAACGTCGGGCGGAGCCTGGCCAAGGCGGTGGGGGCCTACAACGGCGCGGTGGGCACGCTCGAGACCCGCGTGCTGGTCACGGCGCGGCGTCTCAAGGACAAGGGCGTCAGTGCCGGCGAGGACCTGCCCGACCTCGAAGTGATCGACGAGACGCCTCGTCCACTCGGCGCCCCGCAGCTGGCCGGTCTCTTCGACGACGGCCACGGCTAG